A window of Christiangramia forsetii KT0803 contains these coding sequences:
- a CDS encoding Rne/Rng family ribonuclease: MDKELIIRSEPSAVDFALLKDGKLIELNKEEDSTKFNVGDIYIAKIRKAVPGLNAAFVNVGYEKDGFLHYHDLGPQVSSLLKFLKRVSTGKLKDYSLKNFSFEKDIDKNGSIADVLKSNQSLLVQIVKEPISTKGPRISSELSLPGRYIVLVPFSNRISVSQKIESKDEKERLKRLVKSIKPKGFGVIVRTVAEGKKVAELDRDLQNLVGRWTAMCKKLYKPHHPSKVLGELNRASSLLRDIFNDSFTSIVVDDETLYTQIKDYVSEIAPEKESIVKLHQSNQPIFEKSGIERQIKTSFGRTVSMSKGAYLVIEHTEAMHVVDVNSGNRSNKSKNQEDTALEVNMISATEIARQLRLRDMGGIIVVDFIDMNKAENRKKLYDHLRNEMSDDRAKHKILPPSKFGLIQITRQRVRPEMNIKTREDNPNGNGEIEAPISLVNKIKVDLEKLIKKEHKKITLSAHPFIAAFLTKGFPSPRSKWFVDHKRWVKILPRDAYTYLEYHFHDKDGKVIK, from the coding sequence GTGGACAAAGAATTAATTATCCGGTCCGAACCTTCTGCTGTAGATTTTGCCTTATTAAAAGATGGAAAACTTATTGAACTCAACAAGGAAGAAGACAGTACAAAATTTAATGTTGGTGATATTTATATCGCTAAAATTAGAAAAGCTGTACCGGGTTTAAATGCCGCATTTGTTAATGTTGGCTATGAGAAAGATGGTTTTTTACACTATCATGATCTGGGACCTCAGGTATCTTCTTTATTGAAGTTCTTAAAACGTGTAAGCACAGGTAAATTAAAAGATTATTCTTTAAAGAATTTTTCTTTTGAAAAGGATATAGACAAAAACGGCTCTATTGCCGATGTCTTAAAATCAAATCAGTCGCTACTGGTTCAAATTGTAAAAGAACCTATCTCTACAAAAGGCCCAAGGATAAGCTCAGAGCTTTCCTTACCCGGCCGTTATATTGTATTAGTACCTTTTTCAAACCGAATTTCAGTTTCTCAAAAAATTGAAAGCAAAGATGAAAAGGAACGCCTAAAGAGATTGGTAAAAAGCATTAAACCCAAAGGTTTTGGGGTTATTGTAAGAACCGTAGCCGAAGGCAAAAAAGTAGCAGAACTGGACAGAGATCTCCAAAATTTAGTAGGTCGCTGGACAGCCATGTGTAAAAAACTGTATAAACCGCATCATCCTTCTAAAGTATTGGGAGAATTGAACAGGGCATCGTCCCTGCTAAGAGACATTTTTAATGACTCCTTTACTTCTATAGTAGTAGACGATGAGACGCTTTATACCCAAATTAAAGATTATGTGAGCGAAATTGCTCCAGAAAAAGAATCAATCGTAAAATTGCATCAATCCAACCAACCCATTTTCGAAAAAAGTGGTATCGAAAGACAAATTAAAACTTCCTTTGGCCGCACCGTTTCTATGAGTAAAGGCGCCTATCTGGTAATAGAACACACAGAAGCTATGCACGTTGTAGACGTAAATAGCGGAAATCGTTCCAATAAATCCAAAAACCAGGAAGATACCGCACTAGAGGTAAATATGATTAGCGCTACAGAAATAGCCCGCCAGTTACGACTTCGTGATATGGGAGGTATTATTGTAGTAGACTTCATAGACATGAATAAAGCTGAAAATAGAAAGAAGCTTTATGACCACCTCAGAAATGAGATGAGTGACGACAGGGCAAAACACAAAATATTGCCTCCAAGTAAGTTTGGATTAATTCAAATTACGAGACAGCGCGTAAGGCCAGAAATGAACATCAAGACCCGTGAGGACAACCCTAACGGTAATGGTGAAATTGAAGCACCAATAAGTTTGGTGAACAAAATTAAAGTGGACCTTGAAAAACTGATCAAAAAAGAACATAAAAAGATCACGCTTAGCGCACATCCATTTATTGCAGCCTTTTTAACCAAAGGCTTTCCATCTCCCCGATCTAAGTGGTTTGTAGACCACAAACGTTGGGTGAAAATTTTACCTCGCGATGCTTACACGTATTTAGAGTACCACTTTCACGATAAAGACGGGAAAGTGATTAAATAA
- a CDS encoding gliding motility-associated protein GldE, whose product MDSEPPSLLLLWTTMGITHLFSLIFLFVLLLCSALISGAEVAFFSLTPANFITEDGKRSKTQNIVINLLEKPKKLLATILVANNFINIAIVLLFDSLADDLFSGINTEFYGVDLRFFFEVGLVTFLILLFGEILPKVYASRNKVQFSNFMAYPINFLDSLFSPLSTPMRAVTLFFHEKFGKQKSFISIDHLSQALELTSEEDTTREEQKILQGIVSFGNTDTKQVMRPRMDIFALNEESSYFDIIPDIIENGYSRIPVYKENVDNVTGILYIKDLLPYLNKKNFEWTSLLREPYFVPENKKLDDLLNDFKNKKNHLAIVVDEYGGTSGLISLEDIIEEIVGDISDEFDDEDLIYSKLDENNFVFEGKTPLKDFYKIAKIEDPMVFEDQKGEADTLAGFLLEISGGFPKKNDEITFLNYSFIIEVIDDKRIKQIKLSIAPV is encoded by the coding sequence TTGGATTCGGAGCCTCCCAGTTTGCTTTTGTTGTGGACCACAATGGGAATTACCCATCTTTTCAGCTTGATATTTTTATTTGTGCTATTGCTATGTTCTGCGCTTATTTCAGGTGCTGAAGTAGCATTCTTTTCACTAACTCCCGCGAATTTTATTACTGAAGACGGGAAAAGGTCAAAAACGCAAAATATTGTTATAAATCTTCTGGAAAAGCCTAAAAAGCTTCTGGCTACTATTCTGGTGGCCAATAATTTTATAAATATCGCGATCGTTCTATTATTCGATAGTTTGGCAGACGATCTTTTTTCTGGCATAAATACAGAGTTTTATGGGGTGGATCTCCGATTCTTCTTTGAAGTTGGTTTAGTAACTTTTCTAATCCTTCTTTTTGGTGAAATTTTGCCTAAAGTTTATGCGAGCCGAAATAAAGTTCAATTTTCAAACTTTATGGCTTACCCCATCAATTTTTTGGATAGTCTTTTTTCTCCGCTCAGTACTCCAATGCGGGCAGTAACCCTTTTCTTTCATGAGAAATTTGGAAAACAGAAATCCTTTATTAGCATAGATCATCTTTCCCAGGCCCTGGAACTTACCAGTGAAGAGGATACCACAAGGGAAGAACAGAAAATACTTCAGGGAATTGTTAGCTTTGGAAATACAGATACCAAGCAGGTAATGAGGCCAAGAATGGACATTTTTGCTCTTAATGAAGAGAGTTCTTACTTTGATATTATTCCCGATATTATTGAAAATGGATATTCGAGAATTCCGGTATATAAAGAGAATGTAGATAATGTAACTGGGATTTTATATATAAAGGACTTGTTACCTTATCTTAATAAGAAGAATTTTGAATGGACCAGTTTACTTAGAGAACCTTATTTTGTTCCAGAAAATAAGAAGCTTGATGATCTATTAAATGATTTTAAGAATAAGAAAAATCACCTTGCCATCGTTGTAGATGAGTATGGTGGTACCAGTGGCCTTATTTCTTTGGAGGATATTATTGAAGAGATTGTAGGGGATATTAGTGATGAGTTTGATGATGAAGATCTTATCTATTCTAAACTGGATGAAAATAATTTTGTCTTTGAAGGCAAAACTCCGTTGAAAGATTTTTATAAGATAGCCAAGATCGAAGATCCAATGGTTTTTGAAGATCAAAAAGGAGAGGCAGATACGCTTGCAGGATTTCTATTAGAGATTTCCGGAGGTTTTCCAAAGAAAAATGATGAGATCACATTTTTAAATTATTCCTTTATAATTGAAGTGATCGATGATAAACGAATCAAACAAATAAAACTGAGTATCGCGCCAGTATGA
- the mutY gene encoding A/G-specific adenine glycosylase: MVLSNRLTHWYLQNKRDLPWRKTHEPYHIWLSEIMLQQTRIEQGLPYYNKFIQAYPSVFDLANATPEEVLKLWQGLGYYSRARNLHETAKYVAFELNGKFPGTYKGLLKLKGVGDYTASAIASICYNEPVAVVDGNVYRVLSRIFGIDTPINSAAGIKEFKLLAQELLDKNDPATFNQAIMEFGALHCKPQKPKCEICPFNDSCLALKNDKIKELPVKLKKNKVKKRYFNYLVFNHENETTILEQRVGKGIWNGLYQFPLVESERLIDEKELVTFEAFKNSITGSGVELELFNEIPVIHKLSHQHLITRFWVVNSGTASENSVKLKNVTDYPVPVLIENFLNEYLPDGYK; the protein is encoded by the coding sequence ATGGTTTTATCCAATAGACTGACGCATTGGTACTTGCAAAACAAACGTGATCTGCCATGGAGAAAGACTCACGAACCGTACCACATTTGGCTAAGCGAAATCATGCTTCAGCAAACGCGAATAGAGCAGGGTTTACCTTATTATAATAAGTTTATACAGGCTTATCCAAGTGTTTTTGATCTTGCAAATGCAACCCCAGAAGAAGTACTAAAACTTTGGCAGGGATTAGGGTATTATTCCCGAGCTAGAAACCTTCACGAAACAGCAAAATATGTTGCCTTTGAGCTCAATGGTAAATTTCCCGGTACATATAAGGGGCTTCTAAAATTAAAAGGAGTTGGTGATTATACTGCCAGTGCTATTGCTTCCATTTGTTATAATGAGCCGGTAGCGGTTGTTGATGGAAATGTTTATCGCGTGCTATCACGTATTTTTGGAATAGACACTCCTATTAATAGTGCCGCAGGCATCAAAGAATTTAAGCTGCTGGCGCAAGAATTACTGGATAAAAATGATCCGGCAACTTTTAATCAGGCTATTATGGAGTTTGGAGCCTTGCATTGCAAGCCACAGAAACCAAAATGCGAAATATGTCCTTTTAACGATAGTTGTTTAGCTCTAAAAAATGATAAGATCAAAGAGCTTCCGGTAAAGCTGAAGAAGAATAAGGTTAAGAAAAGGTATTTCAATTACCTGGTTTTTAATCATGAAAATGAAACAACAATTCTTGAGCAACGTGTTGGAAAAGGGATCTGGAATGGGTTATATCAATTTCCACTGGTAGAATCTGAAAGATTAATAGATGAAAAAGAATTGGTAACATTTGAAGCTTTTAAAAACTCAATTACCGGTTCTGGTGTTGAACTGGAACTTTTTAATGAGATTCCTGTGATTCATAAGCTATCACACCAACATTTAATTACCAGGTTTTGGGTGGTAAATTCGGGTACAGCTTCAGAAAATTCTGTCAAACTTAAAAATGTTACAGATTATCCCGTCCCGGTTTTAATTGAAAATTTTTTGAATGAGTATCTGCCTGATGGCTATAAATAG
- a CDS encoding cupin-like domain-containing protein, with product MKLDLENIPRRKNLSKEDFLREYFIPKKPVVIEDLTEDWDAKKKWNFEYFKAKAGEVIVPLYDGTPAKGRQSSHGAAMKVPFNEYIDILKKGPTDLRMFFFNLLQNCPELIKDFKYPDLGVKFFKKLPVLFVGGEGSKVVMHYDMDLANNFHFNFVGEKKVILYPPDQTGLLYKVPYSIVSMEVIDMDKPDFDKYPALAQAKGFETRLKHGDTLYIPSHWWHFIKYETACLSLTLRSLPKSPKKIAEVLNNLLFIRNYDNLMRKLRGQNWIDYKNRLAIKRTHRKAGIEE from the coding sequence TTGAAACTTGATCTTGAAAATATTCCCAGAAGAAAGAATCTTTCCAAAGAAGATTTCCTGAGGGAATATTTTATTCCTAAGAAACCGGTAGTTATCGAAGATCTTACTGAGGATTGGGACGCGAAGAAAAAGTGGAATTTCGAGTATTTTAAAGCGAAAGCTGGCGAGGTAATAGTTCCATTATATGATGGGACACCCGCCAAAGGCAGGCAGAGTTCACATGGCGCAGCGATGAAGGTTCCTTTTAATGAATATATAGATATACTAAAAAAAGGGCCTACAGATCTAAGAATGTTCTTTTTTAACCTGCTTCAAAATTGCCCTGAGTTAATCAAAGATTTTAAATATCCCGATTTGGGGGTAAAATTCTTTAAAAAACTTCCGGTATTGTTTGTTGGGGGTGAAGGTTCCAAGGTAGTGATGCATTATGATATGGATCTTGCGAATAACTTTCATTTTAATTTTGTAGGAGAGAAGAAAGTTATTCTTTATCCGCCAGATCAAACGGGTTTATTATATAAAGTGCCTTATTCTATTGTGAGTATGGAGGTAATAGATATGGATAAGCCAGATTTTGACAAATATCCCGCCCTGGCGCAGGCAAAAGGTTTTGAGACCAGGCTAAAACATGGAGATACTTTATATATTCCCAGCCATTGGTGGCATTTTATAAAATACGAAACAGCTTGTTTATCATTAACTTTACGTTCACTTCCAAAATCTCCAAAAAAGATTGCCGAAGTTTTAAATAATCTTTTGTTCATTAGGAATTATGATAATTTAATGCGCAAACTTAGAGGTCAGAATTGGATAGACTATAAAAATAGATTGGCAATAAAAAGAACACATAGAAAGGCAGGTATTGAAGAATGA
- a CDS encoding ferritin-like domain-containing protein, producing MKDLKELFEHQLKDLYSAENQLIKALPKMVKNAHDKKLKDAFESHLEETKEHKERLGEICKELGIKPTGETCKAMKGLIEEAEDFLKEDASEEVRDAGLIADAQRVEHYEISGYGTVVRYAKELGHKDIAKKLQKTLDEEYDADNKLDKLAESRLNKKAK from the coding sequence ATGAAAGATTTAAAGGAGTTATTTGAACATCAATTAAAAGATCTTTACAGTGCAGAAAACCAGCTGATTAAGGCACTACCTAAAATGGTGAAAAATGCCCACGACAAAAAGCTAAAAGATGCTTTTGAAAGCCATTTGGAAGAAACAAAAGAACATAAAGAAAGATTAGGCGAAATCTGTAAAGAACTAGGCATAAAACCAACCGGAGAGACCTGTAAAGCAATGAAGGGGCTTATTGAAGAGGCTGAAGACTTTTTAAAAGAAGATGCCAGTGAAGAAGTAAGAGATGCCGGTCTTATTGCAGATGCGCAAAGAGTGGAACATTATGAAATTTCCGGCTATGGTACAGTAGTTCGCTATGCAAAAGAACTAGGTCATAAAGATATTGCTAAAAAACTTCAGAAAACCCTGGATGAAGAATATGATGCCGACAATAAACTGGACAAACTAGCCGAAAGTCGACTCAATAAAAAAGCCAAATAA
- a CDS encoding HU family DNA-binding protein: protein MTKADIVANISEKLGMEKGDVQATIESFMDEVKTSLESGDNVYLRGFGSFVVKTRAEKTGRNISKNTTIKIPAHNIPAFKPAKIFVEGVKSNVEVK, encoded by the coding sequence ATGACGAAAGCAGATATCGTAGCAAACATTTCAGAAAAGCTGGGAATGGAAAAAGGAGACGTACAAGCTACTATTGAATCTTTTATGGATGAAGTAAAAACTTCTCTTGAAAGTGGAGATAATGTGTACCTTCGTGGCTTTGGAAGCTTTGTTGTAAAAACAAGAGCAGAAAAAACCGGTAGAAACATTTCTAAGAACACTACCATTAAAATTCCGGCACACAACATTCCGGCATTCAAGCCTGCAAAGATTTTTGTTGAAGGAGTGAAATCTAATGTTGAGGTAAAATAA
- a CDS encoding cupin-like domain-containing protein has translation MKNEKMKLQQIPRVKRISKADFIRDYVQPQKPVVIERLIDDWPAYEKWNLEYIKEVAGDKTVPLYDNRPISSKYKFNEAHAKMKMSEYIDLLKAGPTNYRIFLYHLMKEVPSLQKDFKFPDVGLRFLKQLPMLFFGGENSKVFMHYDIDYANILHFHFHGKKQCILFPPTQSKYLYKVPHALIAREDINFNDPDFDQFPVLKKAEGYITELNHGETLYMPEGYWHHMTYLTAGFSMSLRATSRNLTNFSKAVYNLIFMRHFDNYMRKLRGQKWIDYKNEQAVKRTHKRNDVSL, from the coding sequence ATGAAGAACGAAAAAATGAAACTGCAGCAAATACCCAGGGTTAAGCGAATTTCTAAAGCAGATTTTATTCGGGATTACGTTCAGCCACAAAAACCGGTAGTTATCGAAAGGCTTATCGATGACTGGCCTGCCTATGAGAAATGGAATCTTGAATATATTAAAGAAGTAGCAGGGGATAAAACCGTTCCTCTTTATGATAACAGGCCAATTTCTTCCAAATATAAATTCAATGAGGCTCATGCGAAAATGAAAATGAGCGAGTATATAGATCTTTTAAAAGCAGGGCCTACAAACTACCGTATTTTTCTTTATCATTTAATGAAGGAAGTGCCCAGCCTTCAGAAAGATTTTAAGTTTCCTGATGTAGGCTTAAGATTTCTAAAACAGTTGCCAATGTTATTCTTTGGTGGAGAGAATTCCAAGGTATTTATGCATTATGATATAGATTACGCCAATATTCTTCATTTTCATTTCCACGGAAAAAAGCAATGTATTTTATTTCCGCCTACACAAAGTAAATATTTATATAAAGTTCCACATGCTTTGATCGCCAGGGAAGATATCAATTTTAATGATCCTGATTTTGATCAATTTCCGGTATTAAAAAAAGCTGAAGGCTATATTACAGAATTAAATCATGGGGAAACTTTGTATATGCCTGAAGGTTACTGGCATCATATGACGTATCTTACTGCAGGCTTTTCTATGAGCCTTAGAGCAACTTCCCGTAATTTGACTAATTTTTCAAAAGCTGTTTATAATCTTATTTTTATGCGACATTTTGATAATTATATGCGCAAGTTAAGAGGTCAGAAGTGGATAGATTACAAAAATGAGCAGGCTGTTAAGCGCACTCATAAAAGAAACGATGTTAGTCTGTAA
- a CDS encoding single-stranded DNA-binding protein: MTGTLNKVMLIGHTGDDVKMHYFEGGGSIGRFPLATNESYTNRTTGERVTNTEWHNVVVRNKAAEVCEKYLKKGDKVYIEGRIKTRKWQDDAGNEKYSTEVHCTEFTFLTPKNESNAEPSGKSQASGNTSAKPKSDNFANKNEFYSQDEEEDDLPF; this comes from the coding sequence ATGACAGGAACATTGAATAAAGTAATGCTAATTGGGCATACAGGAGATGACGTGAAAATGCATTATTTTGAAGGTGGCGGTTCTATTGGAAGATTTCCGCTTGCTACAAATGAAAGCTATACCAATCGTACTACCGGTGAACGTGTTACCAATACAGAATGGCATAATGTAGTGGTTAGAAATAAAGCTGCTGAAGTTTGTGAGAAATATCTCAAGAAAGGGGATAAGGTTTATATTGAAGGTCGTATAAAAACACGTAAATGGCAGGATGATGCTGGAAATGAAAAGTATTCTACAGAAGTTCATTGTACAGAATTTACATTTTTAACGCCTAAAAATGAATCTAATGCGGAGCCTTCAGGAAAATCACAGGCTTCTGGAAATACTTCCGCTAAACCTAAAAGTGATAACTTTGCAAACAAGAATGAGTTTTACTCTCAGGACGAAGAGGAAGATGATTTACCATTCTAA
- the gldD gene encoding gliding motility lipoprotein GldD: MRKLILAFIGISFLFSSCKNDVQPKPKAFLALEYPEAKYDQVDIGCPYIFDKNMLAKVAPSRNRIPCWIQLDYENMKGSIFITYQPVKNNLDSLLTDAQKLPLQHTIKADVIEGDVYTNKLHSTYGMFYEVDGDAASQAQFYLTDSTNHFLTGSVYFQSLPNFDSIVPAAEYLKKDIRHLMESLRWSY, from the coding sequence ATGAGAAAATTGATTTTGGCTTTTATAGGAATTTCCTTTCTGTTTTCATCATGTAAGAATGATGTGCAGCCTAAGCCTAAAGCTTTTCTTGCACTAGAGTATCCGGAAGCGAAATATGATCAGGTTGATATAGGTTGTCCTTATATTTTTGATAAAAATATGCTGGCAAAAGTGGCTCCTTCCAGAAATCGTATCCCATGTTGGATTCAACTGGATTATGAAAACATGAAAGGCTCTATTTTTATTACCTATCAACCGGTGAAAAATAATTTAGATTCCCTGTTGACTGATGCTCAAAAATTACCCTTACAACACACCATCAAAGCAGATGTGATTGAAGGTGATGTATATACCAATAAACTCCATAGTACTTATGGAATGTTTTATGAGGTTGACGGGGATGCTGCTTCGCAAGCTCAATTTTATCTTACCGATAGCACGAACCATTTTCTTACGGGTTCTGTGTATTTTCAAAGTCTTCCAAATTTTGACTCTATAGTTCCTGCTGCTGAGTATCTTAAAAAAGATATTCGTCATTTGATGGAAAGTCTTCGCTGGTCTTATTAA
- a CDS encoding regulatory protein RecX — translation MQHNQKSYTVEEALQKLMHYCAYRDRSQKEVEDKLDNMKMIPEAKEQIIISLMQEGFLNEERFARSFVRGKFRIKKWGRVKIIQELKKRGISSPIIKLGLSEIKESDYRQTLYELAEKKLEKIKEPNAYKKKGKLADHLLRKGYESTLVFDCINDLTD, via the coding sequence ATGCAGCATAATCAAAAGTCTTATACCGTAGAAGAAGCGCTGCAAAAGCTAATGCACTATTGTGCATACCGCGACAGGTCTCAGAAGGAGGTAGAGGATAAACTGGATAATATGAAAATGATTCCGGAGGCTAAAGAGCAAATCATTATTTCCCTGATGCAGGAAGGATTTTTAAATGAAGAACGTTTTGCCAGAAGTTTTGTTCGCGGGAAATTCAGAATTAAAAAATGGGGAAGAGTAAAGATTATTCAGGAACTGAAAAAACGTGGAATTTCATCTCCCATCATCAAATTAGGGCTTTCAGAAATAAAAGAGTCTGATTACCGGCAAACACTTTATGAGTTAGCTGAAAAAAAATTAGAAAAAATAAAGGAGCCTAATGCATATAAAAAAAAGGGAAAACTAGCTGACCACCTTTTGCGAAAAGGCTACGAATCTACTTTAGTTTTTGATTGCATTAACGATCTTACAGACTAA